From a single Nicotiana tomentosiformis chromosome 2, ASM39032v3, whole genome shotgun sequence genomic region:
- the LOC104100475 gene encoding UDP-glycosyltransferase 76E1-like encodes MKVQKRRSVVLVPYPFQGHLTPMLQLGSILHSQGFSVVVAHTEFNAPDYSNHPEFIFHSMNDGLQGIDMSMPSLENMYDLNENCKASLKNYLVSMMEEEEEEEEEFQGDQLACIIYDNVMFFVDDVATQLRLPSIVLRTFSATYLHSMLTILQKPDKYFPFEDSQLLDPLPELHPLRFKDVPFPVIDNTVPEPILEFCRAMSNIGSSVATIWNTMENLENSLLLRVQEHYKVPFFPIGPLHKMAPSTSSTSLLEEDGSCMEWLDRQAPNSVLYVSLGSLVKIDDKELIETAWGLANSEQPFLWVVRLGSVSGFQWSEALPEGFEKTIGERGRIVKWAQQKQVLAHPAVGGFFTHCGWNSTLESICEEVPMICRPILADQPVNARYLSQIYKVGLELEAAERSVIEKTVRKLMLSEEGKDLKKRIVDMKQKIVAGMQIDGSSHKNLNDLVHFISSLPSRAAPTPAVGAILSSNHIPSKSTIIES; translated from the exons atgaaagtACAAAAAAGGCGGAGTGTTGTATTAGTGCCATATCCATTCCAGGGGCATTTAACACCAATGCTGCAGCTTGGAAGTATTCTTCATTCTCAAGGCTTTTCTGTCGTAGTTGCGCATACTGAATTCAATGCTCCTGATTATTCCAATCATCCTGAATTCATCTTTCATTCTATGAACGACGGATTACAGGGAATTGACATGTCAATGCCGAGTCTAGAAAATATGTATGATCTGAACGAGAACTGCAAGGCGTCCCTTAAAAATTACCTCGTTAGTATGatggaagaggaagaggaagaggaagaggaattTCAAGGTGATCAGCTTGCTTGTATCATTTATGACAATGTTATGTTCTTTGTTGATGATGTGGCTACTCAACTAAGGCTTCCTAGTATTGTCCTCCGCACTTTCAGCGCTACATATTTACACTCTATGCTCACCATTCTTCAGAAACCAGATAAATATTTTCCTTTTGAAG ATTCTCAGCTACTGGATCCTTTGCCGGAGCTTCATCCCCTGAGGTTTAAGGATGTACCATTTCCTGTCATCGATAATACAGTTCCAGAACCGATACTAGAATTCTGTCGAGCAATGAGCAATATAGGATCTTCTGTTGCGACTATTTGGAATACAATGGAAAACCTGGAAAATTCATTGTTGTTACGCGTTCAGGAACATTACAAGGTGCCCTTCTTCCCCATCGGCCCTCTACACAAAATGGCACCTTCAACCTCATCGACTAGCTTACTAGAAGAAGACGGTAGCTGCATGGAGTGGCTCGACAGACAAGCTCCTAATTCAGTACTCTATGTCAGCTTGGGAAGCCTAGTAAAGATCGACGACAAGGAGCTAATTGAGACTGCTTGGGGATTAGCTAACAGTGAACAGCCCTTCTTATGGGTTGTTCGACTTGGATCCGTCTCTGGCTTTCAATGGAGTGAGGCCTTGCCCGAAGGTTTTGAGAAAACGATAGGCGAAAGAGGTCGGATAGTGAAATGGGCACAACAAAAACAGGTGCTTGCACATCCCGCGGTGGGAGGTTTTTTCACACATTGTGGTTGGAATTCTACACTTGAGAGTATTTGTGAAGAAGTCCCTATGATATGCAGGCCAATTTTAGCAGACCAACCAGTGAACGCGAGGTATCTAAGCCAGATATATAAGGTTGGCCTGGAATTGGAGGCGGCAGAGAGATCGGTTATAGAGAAAACAGTAAGAAAACTCATGTTAAGTGAAGAAGGCAAAGATCTGAAGAAAAGGATAGTAGACATGAAACAAAAGATTGTTGCTGGTATGCAGATTGATGGTTCTTCACATAAGAACTTGAATGACTTAGTacacttcatttcttccttgcCTTCGCGCGCTGCACCAACGCCTGCTGTCGGAGCAATCCTCAGCTCAAACCATATACCAAGCAAGAGTACTATCATAGAGTCTTGA